The segment GTGGATACGCCGTCGGGGTTGACGCTTATCATACCGCGCTCGGTCATTTTAACATCCAACCCACAGTCTGACAGGAAAGATAAGTCGAAAGCCTGCCCTATTGCAAACATTACGGTCTCCACAGGCAGCGTTATAATATCCTCATCGTCGTATCTGGGGTTAAACTTGCCCTCACCGTCAAAGAGCGATATGCATCTTCTGAACATCATTGAAACCACACGGTTTTTTTCATCGAGGTTTATCTTCAAGGGGCCGTAGCTGTTAATTCTCTCCACACCCTCCTCCTCAGCCTCCTCGATTTCTATTTTATCGGCCAGCATCTGCTCAAACTCCTCGATACAGACCAAAGTGACAGAATCCACCCCTTTTTGCCTCACAGATGTGCGTGCAACGTCGTAAGCCACGTTGCCACCGCCTATTACCACAACATTTGGGCCTATTGAGACCTCCTTGCCGCAAAACACATCCCTCAGAAAATCCACCCCGCCGATAACACCCTGTCCCTTTGCTCCATCCAGGGGAAGCATTCTGGACTTCTTGGCTCCAACTGTAACAACAACAGCTGCGGAGTTATCATACAATTCTTTTATACTTATGTCTTTACCTACCTGTACTCCAAGTTTTATCTCCACACCCAGAGCCTTTATAGCATCAATCTCCGCTTGCAGTATCTCTCTGGAGAGCCTGTAAGGGGGAATACCCACTGCACACATACCGCCGGCTACATTTTCCATCTCATATATAACGGGGCTGTAGCCCATAAGGGCCAGTTCGTGAGCGCAGGCAAGACCGGCAGGGCCGGCTCCTATTATAGATATGGGTTTAACCTCATCCTCACCGGCGATACCCATTATTCCGGAGCCTTTCTTGTTGAGTTCTTTTTTTAAATTATTTACAAATTCCCCTTTATCATTATATATCTCGGTGCCGTACTTTTCGGTGACAAATCTCTTAAGCGCTCTTATTGATACGGCTGCATCAATACCCTTCCTCCGGCAGGCAAGCTCACAGGGGGCTGCACAGATTCTGCCGCATATCGAGGCAAGGGGATTGGGTGTCCTGGCTATCCAGTATGCTTTCTCGTAGTCCCCGTCCGCTATTGCCCTTACATAACCCCTTGAGTCCGTGCTTACAGGGCATCCGGTCTGACATTTCACGTTTTGCTTCCAGTACTTATAATCCGGAATCACCACTTCAAATATTCGTTTAATCATCTGATACTCCTTTCTCTGGTACTTACACTTAATGGTTGCCTTTAAATATCATAGAGACCGCATCCATGATATCCTGATACTGCACCGGCGTACATTAATCCCTGTTGTGACAATCAAAAACCCCTTATTTTCAGCTTTGTAACTTTTGTTTAAGCAAACACAAACAATAATATTCGATAAATATTAAAAAAGTAAAGTATAAAAAATATAAATTATATTTTTTATACTTTAAAAACAGTGGTTACCATGTACAGCCTT is part of the Nitrospirae bacterium YQR-1 genome and harbors:
- a CDS encoding FAD-dependent oxidoreductase, translated to MIKRIFEVVIPDYKYWKQNVKCQTGCPVSTDSRGYVRAIADGDYEKAYWIARTPNPLASICGRICAAPCELACRRKGIDAAVSIRALKRFVTEKYGTEIYNDKGEFVNNLKKELNKKGSGIMGIAGEDEVKPISIIGAGPAGLACAHELALMGYSPVIYEMENVAGGMCAVGIPPYRLSREILQAEIDAIKALGVEIKLGVQVGKDISIKELYDNSAAVVVTVGAKKSRMLPLDGAKGQGVIGGVDFLRDVFCGKEVSIGPNVVVIGGGNVAYDVARTSVRQKGVDSVTLVCIEEFEQMLADKIEIEEAEEEGVERINSYGPLKINLDEKNRVVSMMFRRCISLFDGEGKFNPRYDDEDIITLPVETVMFAIGQAFDLSFLSDCGLDVKMTERGMISVNPDGVSTSLDGLFVAGDLAYGPKLVIDAVASGKKAALKIHQYISGRTLTLETHEVHALYRENEVADNEVAHISNYEKIERAHVPAADVEARLKSVEHLVETGFEEGLAKEQGDRCLNCAVNTIFNGDRCILCGGCADVCPEYCLRLVGLDKIKGNETLTALYVNRYGKLPEGTTGSAIIKDEDRCIRCGYCAHRCPVDAITMERFAFKEVYKDEE